The following nucleotide sequence is from Allocatelliglobosispora scoriae.
TGCGGGGAACCTGCTTCAACTCGGCGGCGCCGAAGGAGACGGATGTGGCGGTGCTCCAGACGGTGACGCTGTAGATCGCCGTCAGGTCCGTACCCCGGGGGATCTCGTAGGTCTGGTCGCCCTTCGCCGCTTTGAGCGGGCCCAGGTCGACGTGGAAGCCGTCGTCGTAGGCGGCCTTGTTGCCGGCGGTCACCCGCTGCGCCGACAGCATCAGGTGCAGATCGGGTGCGGCGGTGGTGTCGAGGCCGACGATGACGAGCTGGGTGTGTCCGTCGGTGTAGAGCTGGACCAGCCGGGCCTCGCCGGTCGTCTTGTGCTCGTGCGAGACGAAGTTCCCCTTCGCGAGCAGCGACACCCGCTGGCCGCCCGGCGTCGCCGAGGGGCCGACCGACTCGGCCGAGGGCGAGGGCGCGGCGGCGGTCGCACCGGTGGCGCTTCGGCCGAGGGTCCAGTAGATCCCGAACCCCACGCCGATCAACAGGATGACAGCGACTGCCCAGGCAGCGGGCTTGCGCAGGAGAGTACTCATGGGACCGGACACTACGGTTCCGCGACCCCGCCAATGATCGTTGAATATCGATGGAATCCGCTCGGTGGGCCTGTTCGGAACAGTCTTCCGTCCAGGCTGACCAGTGCGAACATCGCCGTCGGCGGCACCGGCCGAGCGCCGCGCCCGTCGAGCCGGCCTCAAGCAAGGCCCTAGGCGAGCTCCGCCGCGCCGAAGGAGACGGAGAACCTTTTGCACCAGATCGTCACGCTGCGCAACCCGGTGAGGTCCACTCCGGCGGGGACCGCGTAGACCTGGTCGCCCCGGTTGCCCTTGAGCTTGCCGAGCTCGACGTGGC
It contains:
- a CDS encoding DM13 domain-containing protein codes for the protein MSTLLRKPAAWAVAVILLIGVGFGIYWTLGRSATGATAAAPSPSAESVGPSATPGGQRVSLLAKGNFVSHEHKTTGEARLVQLYTDGHTQLVIVGLDTTAAPDLHLMLSAQRVTAGNKAAYDDGFHVDLGPLKAAKGDQTYEIPRGTDLTAIYSVTVWSTATSVSFGAAELKQVPRT